In Providencia hangzhouensis, the DNA window ATACCCAGAAGCAAGTGCAACAATAATTACAGATATCGCTGAAATTAAGTTTGACCAAAAAAGGAATTGGAAGCTATCCATACCTTCTTGCCCAAAACGAGAGACAATAGGAATAAAGCTCCATATCAATACGCAAGTAAAAGCATATAGCAAATAATTATATTGTCGCACCCTAGTTCCTATCTATTATTATTTTCAGCAGATGAATAATTTAAATCAAAACACTCTGTTATCATTAAAAATGACTAGCTTAAAAATAAAAAAACGGGAGCTGGCAAAAAGCAAACTCCCGTTTTTATTAACGATTAGCGGTTAATAATTAGCAATAACCATAGTCCATCAGACGCTGATAGCGGCGGTTTTTCAACGCTTCGGCATCTAATGCATCTAATTCGTTTAAGTCCTCATTCAGGCGTGCTTTTAGCTGTTCCGCAATTTCATCATAATTACGATGTGCACCGCCTAATGGCTCAGGAATAACATTATCAATTAATTTCAGTTCTTTAAGACGTGGAGCCGTAATCCCCATCGCCTCTGCTGCTAGTGGTGCTTTATCTGCACTTTTCCATAGAATAGAAGCACAGCCTTCTGGTGAAATAACAGAATAAGTACTGTATTGCAGCATATTGACTTTATCACCAACACCGATGGCAAGAGCACCGCCAGAGCCACCTTCACCAATAACAGTACAAATGACTGGGACAGATAAACGTGACATTTCACGTAAATTACGTGCGATAGCCTCTGACTGACCACGCTCTTCAGCACCAACGCCCGGATAAGCCCCAGGAGTATCAATAAAGGTAATAATAGGCAAGTTAAAACGCTCAGCCAGTTCCATCAGACGCAATGCCTTACGGTAACCTTCTGGGGCTGGCATACCAAAATTACGACGGATTTTTTCTTTTGTCTCACGCCCTTTCTGATGCCCAATAATCATAACTGGGCGACCATCTAAACGCGCCATTCCACCCACAATGGCTTTATCATCTGCATAAGCACGATCACCTGCTAATTCTTGGAAATCAGTAAAAATGCGAGAAATATAATCCAATGTATATGGACGACGTGGATGACGAGCGAGTTTAGCGATTTGCCAAGCTCCTAGATCAGAGAAAATTTTACGTGTCAGTTCAACACTTTTTTCACGTAAACGAGCAACCTCTTCATCTAGGTTGACTTCTAAGTTGTTATCTTGACGGCTAACCGCTGTTAGAGAATCAATTTTCGCCTCTAATTCCGCGATTGGCTGTTCAAAATCAAGAAAATCCAGACTCATAATATTCCTATTTTAGTCAAATTCTAATTCTACCTGCTCACTACCCAGCAGAGTTCGAAGATCGTTCAGAAGGGGATCCACTGGCGTCACACGCCAAACAACACCAAATTTAAGCTTGGCTCTGGCATCATCCTTCTGGTAATACAGATGAACCGGGATCGTTCCTGAACGATGAGGTTCAAGAGTACTGCGAAGCCGGTTCAGCAATTGATCGTTAATTTGTTTATCTGACAGTGAAATTGCAAGTCCTCGTGCATATTTCTCCCTTGCTTCACTAATATCCATTAACTCACGCACTGTCATTTTATTACCACCATTGAAATCATCAAAGCTGACCTGACCGGTGGCTATCAGGATATTGTCTTTTTCCAACATATGTTGGTATTTATCGAGTGCATCTGAAAATAACATAATATCCAGACGACCGGAACGATCATCAAGCGTACAAATACCTATTCTATTTCCACGCTTGGTTGTAATGACTTTAGCTGAAAGTACTAAACCTACCACAGTTGTCACTTGACCACGAGGGGTGGGGTTCACATCTTTTAATCTAAGCCCATTAGTATAGCGCTCTATTTCGCTCAAGTATCGCGTTATTGGATGCCCTGTTAAATATAAACCAAGCGTTTCGCGTTCACCATCCAATACCACCTGCTCTGGCCATTTAGGCACACTGGCGTATGAACTTTCAACTTGTTCAGGTGCTTCCGCTAATACACCAAACATATCTGCTTGGCCTATTGCCTCTGCTTTAGCGTGTTGGTCAGCCGCTTTTAATGCATCTTCAAGGGAAGACATCAATGCCGCACGGTGAGGGCCTAATCGGTCAAATGCCCCTGCCATGATAAGCTTTTCCATCACACGACGATTAATTTTTTTAATATCGACTCGCGCACAAAGGTCAAAAATCTCTTTAAATATCCCGCCTTGTTGACGCGCTTCAACAATCGCCTCAATCGGGCCTTCACCGACCCCTTTAATTGCACCAATACCGTAAACTATCTCACCTTCATCATTCACATGGAAGTGATAAAGCCCACTATTGATATCTGGTGGCAATACTTTTAAGCCCATTCGCCAACATTCATCAACTAAACCGACCACTTTTTCCGTGTTGTCCATATCAGCGGTCATTACAGCAGCCATAAATTCAGCGGGATAGTGAGCTTTTAACCATAATGTTTGATAAGAAACCAAAGCATAAGCTGCTGAGTGCGATTTATTAAACCCATAACCGGCAAATTTCTCTACCAAGTCAAAGATTTTCATTGATAACTCGCCGTCTACCCCGTTTTTGATTGCTCCTTCTTCAAAAACAGAACGCTGCTTCGCCATTTCTTCAGGTTTCTTTTTCCCCATCGCACGACGCAGCATATCTGCACCGCCAAGCGTGTAACCGGCTAAAACCTGAGCAATTTGCATAACCTGTTCTTGGTATAAAATAATACCATATGTGGGCTCTAGAACAGGTTTTAATGATTCATGTTGCCATTGTACATCTGGATACGAAATTTCTTCACGACCATGCTTACGGTCAATAAAGTTATCTACCATGCCTGATTGTAATGGCCCGGGGCGGAATAATGCTACCAGAGCGATCATATCCTCAAAGCAGTCGGGACGTAATCGCTTAATTAAGTCCTTCATTCCACGGGATTCCAACTGGAATACTGCCGTGGTTTCTGAGCGCTGCAGCATATCAAAGCTTTTTTGATCGTGCAGCGGAATCGCCGCAATATCAACCGGCTCTAAGTTTTTCTTAGCACGGCGCGCGTTGATCATTTCCAACGCCCAGTTAATGATCGTCAACGTCCGTAAGCCGAGGAAGTCAAACTTCACTAGCCCTGCATATTCGACATCGTTTTTATCGAATTGCGTGACGGGGTTATTACCTTCCGCATCACAATACAGTGGCGCAAAGTCAGTAATTTTAGTTGGAGCGATAACCACCCCACCCGCATGTTTACCGGCATTTCGAGTGACCCCTTCGAGTTTACGCGCCATATCGATAAGCGCTTTAACCTCTTCATCAGCTTCATAAATTTCAGGGAGCTGTGGCTCTGCTTCGAATGCTTTTTCTAGTGTCATACCGGGATCTGGCGGCACTAATTTAGAAATTCTATCAACAAAACCATATGGGTGCCCAAGTACACGCCCCACGTCGCGGATAACCGCTTTTGCCGCCATCGTACCAAAGGTAATGATTTGTGAAACGGCATCACGCCCATACATTTGGGCTACGTGATCAATGACTTGGTCGCGTTTTTCCATGCAGAAATCGACGTCAAAGTCAGGCATCGAAACACGCTCAGGGTTCAAGAAACGCTCAAATAGTAAATCGAACTCCAACGGGTCAAGGTCAGTAATTTTGAGTGCGTAGGCAACAAGGGAACCTGCCCCCGAACCTCGTCCAGGCCCAACGGGTACGCCGTTATCCTTCGACCATTGGATAAACTCCATAACTATCAAGAAGTAGCCAGGGAAACCCATTTGGTTGATTACGTTGAGTTCGATATCTAAACGTTCATCATACTCAGGACGTCTTTCTGCCCTGATTTTTTCATCAGGAAACAGAAATTCTAAACGCTCTTCGAGCCCTTCTTTAGAGCGCATAACTAAAAAGTCTTCTGTTTTCATATCCCCTGTTGGGAATTGAGGTAAGAAGTATTCACCTAAACGGATCGTCACATTACAACGCTTAGCAATCTCTACACTGTTTTCTAGCGCTTCAGGGATGTCAGCAAACAGCTCACACATCTCTTCTTCGGAACGTAAATATTGCTGAGGGCTATAATTTTTAGGCCTTTTTGGATCTGCTAATGTAAAACCATCATGGATAGCAACACGTATTTCATGAGCGTCAAAATCACTACTTTCAATGAAACAAACATCATTCGTTGCAACGACAGGTAGGCCTTTTTTAGTCGCTAACTCGACAGCCGCATGTAGATAACTTTCTTCATCAGGCCGGCCTGTTCTGACTAACTCTAAATAGTAGCTATCTGGGAAATGAGTTTCATAGAATGCAAGGCACTCATCCACTAAGGATTGGTTTCCCCTTAATAGAAATTGCCCGACATCCCCTTTACGGCCACCGGACAGCAGAATCAAGCCGTCTTTGTGCTTGGCCAGCCATTCTCGTTTTATCGTTGGCCCAACCGCACCATAGCCCTTTTGGTATGCTTCAGAAATTAGTAAGGTAAGGTTTTGATAGCCTTCATTATTACGTGCTAAAACAGTTAGGTGAGATATTTCATCACCTAATAATTCACTTTCCACATAAAAATCAGCGCCAATAATGGGTTTGATTCCTGCACCATGCGCTGCACCATAAAACCGGACTAACCCGCAAAGGTTAGTAAAATCGGTGATCGCGAATGCAGGCATACCCATTGAAGCCACTTTTTTAACCAGTGGCCCTGTTTTGGCTAGCCCATCAATCATGGAATAGTCACTGTGAACACGTAAATGAATAAAACGAGGTGATGCCATCGACCTAATACCTACTTATTGCTGTCTAAAGCTCTTCTCACAGGAGCAAAGCTTTTACGATGGAATTCGGTTGCACCATACTGCGCCAATTTTTCTAAATGATACGCGGTTGGGTAGCCTTTATGCTTCGCAAAACCATATTCAGGAAAAGCTTTGTCCAACTCAACCATTTCCCTATCCCTAATCACTTTAGCTAAAATGGATGCTGCGCTAATTTCTTGTACTAGGCTGTCGCCCTTAATTACTGCTTGTGAAGGCATTGGCAATTCAGGACAACGGTTACCATCAATTAAAACATACTCAGGAATAATGGATAAACCGGCAACAGCGCGCTGCATAGCTAACATAGTTGCATGTAATATATTTATATTATCAATTTCTTCTGGTTCTGCGCGACCAATACACCAACACAATGCTTTTTCTTGAATTTCATCAAATAATTTCTCACGTTTTTTTTCGGTGAGTTTTTTTGAGTCTGCCAACCCTATAATAGGGTTATTGGGATCAAGAATCACCGCTGCTGTCACTACAGCTCCGACTAATGGGCCTCGACCCACTTCGTCAACACCCGCGATTAAATTTGCTTTTGGATAGATAAATTCCATTAATTTTTGACCATATCTAATACAGCTTCAGCAGCTTGTTTATCTGCGTCACAACGAATAAGCTGATGTAATTGTAAAAAAGTTTCTTTCAGGTTTTCAACCCGCTCGCCACCCTCTAGGAGTGGAAGCAACTGCTGTGCGAGTTTATCAGGCTGGCAATCCTCTTGTAGTAACTCTTTGACAATCTCTTTTCCTGCTAACAAATTAGGCAAAGAAACATACGGCGTTTTCACTAACCGTTTTGCCAACCAGAAGGTGAAAGGTTTCATACGATACCCCACCACCATTGGGCATTTTGTTAGCATACATTCAAGTGCTGCCGTTCCTGATGCTAATAAAGTCGCATCTGCTGCAATCATTGCATCACGAGCTTGGCCATCTAAAGTATGAATTTGCAGTTCAGGCGTAGTATTTTGCTTTATCTCATCAAACTGCTGGCGGCGTTTTTCATTCACCAACGGCACCACAATATGTAAATCCGGGATATTACGCTGTAATATTTTCGCTGTATTGAGAAAATCTGCGCTTAGCATTTCGACTTCTGAATGACGACTTCCTGGCAGTAAGGCTAAACATTTAACATGCTCAGGAATATTCAGCCGATGTCGAGCGGCTTGTTTATCAGGGTGTAATGGAATGGCATCCGCCATTGTGTGCCCGATAAAACGGCAAGGAACATTAAAACGATCATAAAAGGCTTTTTCAAAAGGTAAGAAAGCTAATACTAAATTCGTTGAACGACCGATTTTAAATACCCGTTTTTGACGCCATGCCCAAACTGATGGGCTAACATAATGAATGGTTTTAATCCCTTTCGATTTTAAGCGCCCCTCAAGGGTAATATTAAAATCAGGGGCATCAATTCCAACAAAAACATCTGGCTGTAATTCGGTAAAACGCTGGGTTAGATCCTTACGGATGGATAATAACCGAGGTAGGCGGCCGAGGACTTCAACGATACCCATGACGGCAAGCTCTTCCATTTCATACCAAGCTTCACAACCTTCGGCTTGCATTAAAGGACCAGCAACACCAACAAAGCGAGCATCTGGTATTTGCTCTTTAAGTGCACGGATAAGCCCTGCACCGAGAATATCACCAGATGTTTCTCCGGCAACAAGGCCAATAGTAAGTGGGCGGCTATTATTCACCGAAATTCGCTCCTTATTAAAGGCCTCGATTCATTAATACTAGATTAACGAATAATACCACGTTTAGACTGCGCTGAATCCTCTAAGAAATCACTAAACACTTTAACGTGCTCATTCGCTTTTGCCGCTTCTGCGATTTCTTCACGAGCTTCTTCTAACGATTTACCTGAACGATATAACACCTTGTATGCATTACGAATAGCATGTAGTGATTCTTTTTCAAAACCACGGCGTTTTAGACCTTCAAGATTTAAACCAAATGGTGTCGCGTGGTTACCTTGTGCAATGACATAAGGCGGCACATCTTGTGCAACACCAGAGCAGCCACCGACCATAACATGAGCACCAATTTTACAAAACTGGTGAACTGCGGTCATCCCACCAATAATGGCATAATCACCAAGTGTTACATGACCACCTAGAGTACCGTTATTTGCAATAATACAACGGTTTCCAATGATACAATCATGAGCAATATGCACATTCACCATCAGTAAGTTATCATTGCCCACTTTTGTCAGGCCAACATCTTGAACAGTACCACGGTGAATGGTTACGCTTTCACGAATACGGTTTCTGTCCCCGATTTCAACTCGCGTTGGTTCGCCTTGGTATTTTAGATCTTGATTAATCTCACCAATGGAAGCGAACTGGAAAATCACATTGTCACGACCAATTTTTGTATGGCCATTAACGACAACATGAGATTTCAGTTCAGTGCCTTCACCAATTTCAACATTCGCGCCAATATAACAAAAAGGGCCAATATGAACATTGGCACCGATGATAGCTCCATCTTCTACGATAGAGGATGGATGAATATAGGCTGTTTTATCAATCATATCAGACCTCACGACGACGGGCGCACATCATTTCTGCTTCGCAGGCCACTTCTCCATCAACTTTAGCAACACCTTTAAAACGTGCAACTCCGCGACGTTCTTTGATAAATTCTACTTCTAAGACCATTTGGTCTCCTGGTAGAACGGGACGTTTAAAACGCGCATTGTCTATCGCTGCAAAATAGTACAACTCACCCGGCTCTAATTTTCCAACGCTTTTAAACGCAAGAATTCCTGTCGCTTGCGCCATGGCTTCTAAAATCAATACACCAGGGAAAATAGGTTTACTAGGGAAGTGTCCTTGGAAAAATGGCTCGTTAAATGACACATTTTTCACTGCACGTAATGATTTGCCTTTTTCAAAATCCAATACACGGTCAACCAGAAGGAATGGGTAACGGTGCGGAAGCAGTTCTAAGATTTCTTCTATATTCAGAGTATGATTATCACTCATCGAAATACTCTTCCTGTCTATTAATACGGTTTAATTAATGAATCGGCCTGCTTTAACCTTAAATTAGGTTAACTGGCAGGCCGGAAAACGTAACTCAGATAACTATTTTAGCCTGAATTACAAAATGATTACTGTTTTTTTTGATTTTGGCTATCTAATTCACGCTCAACATGTTTCAGTCGCTTATTTATCTCATTGATATTTAAGACTAAAGCAGCTGTTTTACGCCAAGTTTTATTAGGCTGTAAAGGAATCCCTGAAGAATATACTCCTGGTTCAGTGATAGGTCTCATGACCATCCCCATTCCTGTTACTGTGACCTTATCGCAAATTTCCATATGGCCATTGATGACACTGGCACCACCAATCATACAGTAACGGCCGATTTTTAAACTACCAGCCATGATAACACCACCAGCAACTGCGGTATTATCACCAATTATGACATTGTGTGCAATTTGGCACTGGTTATCGATAATAACCCCATTGCCAATTACTGTGTTATCTAAAGCACCTCGGTCAATGGTTGTACTCGCACCGATCTCAACACGATCGCCGATGATCACTGTGCCTAATTGAGGAATTTTGATCCAATTACCACGATCATTCGCATAGCCGAAACCATCAGAGCCAATGACTGTGCCAGATTGAACTAAACAGTGTTCGCCAATCTCAACATTGTGGTATACGCTGACATTCGCCCACAAACGGGTTCCTGTACCAATACGCGTATTTTTGCCCACAAAACAACCTGCGCCAATCACCACATTATCGCCAAGCTCAACACCACTTTCGATAACGGCATTTGCGCCAATTGCGACATTCTTACCAAGTTTTGCATCATCAGCAATTACCGCTGATGCATGGATATCTTCAGCTGGGCTTGGCGTTGTATCCATAATTTGAGCCATGCGTGCATAAGCAAGGTATGGGTTATCCACTACCAGAGCAGCCACTTTGCATGCTTCAAGATCTTTTGCTGTGAGAACCACCGCTGCAGCTTGGCAATCTGCCAATTTGTCACTATAACGGCTGTCAGATAGAAAAGTAATCTGTTGATTATTCGCTGAATGCATTGGAGCAATACCGGTGATGGTAATATCACCATCACCGTGTAATTGCGCATTCAACTGCTGAGCAAGGTCAGCCAATCGAATTGAAGACATCTATTATTTAACCTGTTTTTGAACCTGACTTGTAATGTCAACGCTATCTTTTGCATAAGCAACTGCATTTGCATCGATAACGACATCATAGCCTTCTTTAGCTGCAACAGCCTTAATAGAGTTCTGAATACGAGTTAAAATTTTAGTACGCTCTTCGCCTTGGCGACGACGGTTGTCTTCTTCAAATTTTTGAGCTTTTTCAGCGAATTGATCACGTTTAGTCATGAGTTCAGATTCAAGCTTTTCGCGCTCACTTTGTTTCATTGTTGCACCATCACGACGCAATTTTTCAACACGAGTTTGCAAATCTTTTTCTAGATTTTGTAACTCAGTCGCACGACTTTTGAATTCACTTTCAAGCTGTTTAGCAACGGCTTCACGCGCTGGCATATTTTGGAAAATTTCACCAACATTGACGATAGCGATTTTCTCAGCATAAGCCCCCGCAGACATTGCTAAAGCAATACTCACACCCGCTGCACACAACAATTTTTTCACACTAAACTCCTTAACCCATACGTATGGCTGGAAATTTCGGTTGCTCCCACAAAAACATGGGAGCCTTCATAGATAGAAACTGGAATAGATTACCACGTTCTACCAATATTAAATTGGAACTGTTCTGATTTATCCCCTTCGTAGTCCTTAATCGGCTGCGCATAAGAGAAGACCAGTGGTCCAAGTGGAGACATCCATTGTAAAGCCACACCCGCAGAAGCTCGGATATTGCTTGCCTTACCATAGTCAGGCATACCTTCGCGCCAAGCCGCAGGAATACTGTTCCAATTAGTGTCCCATACCGTACCTGCATCAACAAAGAGAGAGGTACGAACGGAGTTCGAATACTTTTCGTCAATAAATGGAGTCGGAGTGATTAACTCAAATGATGCCGCGTACATCGCATTACCACCGACCGCATCACTTGATGGGCTTCCAGGCTCTGGGCCATCTTTTCCATTAATTTTCTTCAAATAAACCGCTTTTGGACCGATATTATTCGAACGGAAACCACGAATAGTGCTTGAACCACCCGCATAGAAGTTTTCATAGAATGGCATTTGTTTACTGCCAATACCATCACCATAACCTGCTTGTGCACGCCCCAGAACTACCCAAGTTTCGTCTTCGTCCAGTGGATAATACTGCGCTGTATCAAAGCGTAGTTTATAGTATTCGTTATCAGAACCAGGAATTGTCACTTTACCCGATACGTTCGTTTTATTACCCGATGTCGGGAAGAAACCACGGTTTAACGAGTTATAAGTCCAACCTAAGTTAAGTGTGAAGTCATCCGCATCAAAGCTTTCTTTATTACGTCCGTTCTCTGTAACTGGTGGATTTTTACCCATAGAATCAAGGTAATCCCACATGGCAGCTTGAGCACGCATATCCGAAAGTCGGTTATGAACATAACCCGCACCGACGCGGAAAGAGTTATTTTCATTAAATGGGAAGCTTAAGAAACTGTCTAGGCCATACGTTTTGTTGTTATAGCCTGATAGATCCGCATCTTTCGCACTAAAGTCGTTATAGAAAATACGGCCGCCTAAGCTCACACCATTAACGGTGAAGTACGGGTCAGTAAATGAGAATTCAACGTTAGTTGAGTAGTCATTTTTACTTGCGTTAATACCAACTGCGTTACCTGTACCTAACCAGTTATCTTGTGTAACCCCAACTTGGAAGCTCACACCACTTTCAGTACCAAAACCGATACCAAAGTTCATTGAACCAGTATTACGCTCTTTAACCTTGTAGATAACATCTACTTGGTCAGGGCTACCAGGTACACGTTGAGTCTCTACATCAACAGTTTCGAAATAACCTGTACGATTCAGACGTTCTTTACCTAGTTCAACTAAATCATTTCCGAGCCATGCACCTTCCATTTGGCGCATTTCACGGCGTAAAACAGTATCTTTACTGGTGTCATTGCCTTGGAAACGAATCTCACGCACATAGAAACGGTTACCTGCATCAATATTTAAGTGCAATTTAACTGTTTTATCTGCATCGTTGATTTCAGGTTGTGTCATTACTCGAGGATATGCATAACCATAGCGGCCAAACATATCTTTGATTTTGTTTTCCATACTTGTCACTTGAGCACCGTTATATAATTCTCCCGGTGTAATAGTGATAAGCTCTTGGATTTCAGTTAAATGATCAGCCGTATTACCATTAACTTCGACACCCGATATTTTATATTGGTCGCCTTCAGTAATGTTAATAGTAATATAAATACCTTTTTTGTCTGGGGTCAGACTGACTTGCGTGGAGTCTATATTAAAACGCGCATAACCACGATCAAGATAAAAACTGCGCAGAGTTTCTAAGTCACCCGCCAGTTTTTGCTTCTGATATTTCTGGTCAGCAGCGAGGTTCCACCAAGGAACATCATCACGCAATTGCAGCTTATTAACTAATTCTGCTGTAGTGTAATTTTTATTACCTACAATATTAATTTGCTGAATTTGAGCTGAAACACCTTCAGAGAAAACAAATTTTAAATCCACACGGTTACGTGGCAAAGGCGTTACAACAGCTTTTACTGTTGCATTATATTTACCAACGCTATAGTAAAAGTCTTCTAAACCTTTTTCGATATTTGCAATTGTCGTGCGGTCGAGTGCCTCACCAACGCGGATATTTGAAGCTTCCAAGTTCTGCTTGAGCATATCATCTTTAACAGACTTATTGCCTGTAAAGGTGATACTTGCAATCGTTGGCCGCTCTTTAACTTGAACGATCAGCGTGTTTCCATCACGCAGGACCCTAACATCTTCGAAGTTACCGGTTGAAAATAGGGAACGAATCGAACGGCTGATATCATCGTTATCAACTGAATCGCCAACCCTAACTGGCATGTTCAATAATGCTGCACCAACGGCGACGCGTTGTAGACCTTCGAAACGAATGTCTTTAACTACGAATCCGTCTGAACCGTATGCAGTGGCGCTGCCGAAAAGCAGCGACGCTATGAGCAACTTTTTCATCGCCATCGTTGTTATGCGTATTCCTTACTGGTCCCCAGCTTACAAAAATTAGAAGCGAGAGAAATCATTAAAAAGTGCAAGTCCCATTAACAGAATCAATGCCATTGCACCTATCCGAAAACTAAAGTCTTGTACTCGCTCAGACACCGGACTTCCTTTAATTTTTTCAATTAATAAGAAGAGCAAGTGCCCCCCATCTAAAACAGGCAATGGAAACAGATTGATGATACCTAAATTGACGCTAATAAGCGCAATAAACATCAAATAATATACCAAGCCTGACTCGGCGGATACCCCCGCACCTTTAGCGATAGATATCGGACCGCTTAAGTTATTGAGTTTGACATCCCCAACAACCAGTTTACCCATCATATTGACCGTCAACTTCATTAACTGCCACGTCTTATCACTGGCTTGGTAAAACGCAGAAAATGGCCCATATTGTTGCACCATCTTATATTCATCTGCTAACGGTAACACTGAAAGTTCTACGCCTGCAAACCCAATTTTCTCCCCACGCGGCCCATCTTGGCTATCAGGGGTCAACGTGAGTGAAATCAATTGCTGCGACCGTTGCACTTCAAGTTTTAACGGGACGCCCGGGTTATTACGAATAATTCGTGTAACGGGATCCCACAGGCCCAGAACTTCCCCGTTAACACTCACTATTCTATCGCCTTTCTGCAAACCTGCCCGTTCACCAGCTAACCCTTGCGTTACTTTTTGGATAACAGGGTCAATTCTTGCAGAGACAGGCATTATACCTACCGACAAAATTGGATCTTGTTTCTCTGGATCAAACTGCCAAGTGGTTAAATCAACCGTTTTAGTAATCGGTT includes these proteins:
- the dnaE gene encoding DNA polymerase III subunit alpha, producing MASPRFIHLRVHSDYSMIDGLAKTGPLVKKVASMGMPAFAITDFTNLCGLVRFYGAAHGAGIKPIIGADFYVESELLGDEISHLTVLARNNEGYQNLTLLISEAYQKGYGAVGPTIKREWLAKHKDGLILLSGGRKGDVGQFLLRGNQSLVDECLAFYETHFPDSYYLELVRTGRPDEESYLHAAVELATKKGLPVVATNDVCFIESSDFDAHEIRVAIHDGFTLADPKRPKNYSPQQYLRSEEEMCELFADIPEALENSVEIAKRCNVTIRLGEYFLPQFPTGDMKTEDFLVMRSKEGLEERLEFLFPDEKIRAERRPEYDERLDIELNVINQMGFPGYFLIVMEFIQWSKDNGVPVGPGRGSGAGSLVAYALKITDLDPLEFDLLFERFLNPERVSMPDFDVDFCMEKRDQVIDHVAQMYGRDAVSQIITFGTMAAKAVIRDVGRVLGHPYGFVDRISKLVPPDPGMTLEKAFEAEPQLPEIYEADEEVKALIDMARKLEGVTRNAGKHAGGVVIAPTKITDFAPLYCDAEGNNPVTQFDKNDVEYAGLVKFDFLGLRTLTIINWALEMINARRAKKNLEPVDIAAIPLHDQKSFDMLQRSETTAVFQLESRGMKDLIKRLRPDCFEDMIALVALFRPGPLQSGMVDNFIDRKHGREEISYPDVQWQHESLKPVLEPTYGIILYQEQVMQIAQVLAGYTLGGADMLRRAMGKKKPEEMAKQRSVFEEGAIKNGVDGELSMKIFDLVEKFAGYGFNKSHSAAYALVSYQTLWLKAHYPAEFMAAVMTADMDNTEKVVGLVDECWRMGLKVLPPDINSGLYHFHVNDEGEIVYGIGAIKGVGEGPIEAIVEARQQGGIFKEIFDLCARVDIKKINRRVMEKLIMAGAFDRLGPHRAALMSSLEDALKAADQHAKAEAIGQADMFGVLAEAPEQVESSYASVPKWPEQVVLDGERETLGLYLTGHPITRYLSEIERYTNGLRLKDVNPTPRGQVTTVVGLVLSAKVITTKRGNRIGICTLDDRSGRLDIMLFSDALDKYQHMLEKDNILIATGQVSFDDFNGGNKMTVRELMDISEAREKYARGLAISLSDKQINDQLLNRLRSTLEPHRSGTIPVHLYYQKDDARAKLKFGVVWRVTPVDPLLNDLRTLLGSEQVELEFD
- the lpxB gene encoding lipid-A-disaccharide synthase: MNNSRPLTIGLVAGETSGDILGAGLIRALKEQIPDARFVGVAGPLMQAEGCEAWYEMEELAVMGIVEVLGRLPRLLSIRKDLTQRFTELQPDVFVGIDAPDFNITLEGRLKSKGIKTIHYVSPSVWAWRQKRVFKIGRSTNLVLAFLPFEKAFYDRFNVPCRFIGHTMADAIPLHPDKQAARHRLNIPEHVKCLALLPGSRHSEVEMLSADFLNTAKILQRNIPDLHIVVPLVNEKRRQQFDEIKQNTTPELQIHTLDGQARDAMIAADATLLASGTAALECMLTKCPMVVGYRMKPFTFWLAKRLVKTPYVSLPNLLAGKEIVKELLQEDCQPDKLAQQLLPLLEGGERVENLKETFLQLHQLIRCDADKQAAEAVLDMVKN
- the fabZ gene encoding 3-hydroxyacyl-ACP dehydratase FabZ — encoded protein: MSDNHTLNIEEILELLPHRYPFLLVDRVLDFEKGKSLRAVKNVSFNEPFFQGHFPSKPIFPGVLILEAMAQATGILAFKSVGKLEPGELYYFAAIDNARFKRPVLPGDQMVLEVEFIKERRGVARFKGVAKVDGEVACEAEMMCARRREV
- the accA gene encoding acetyl-CoA carboxylase carboxyl transferase subunit alpha, which codes for MSLDFLDFEQPIAELEAKIDSLTAVSRQDNNLEVNLDEEVARLREKSVELTRKIFSDLGAWQIAKLARHPRRPYTLDYISRIFTDFQELAGDRAYADDKAIVGGMARLDGRPVMIIGHQKGRETKEKIRRNFGMPAPEGYRKALRLMELAERFNLPIITFIDTPGAYPGVGAEERGQSEAIARNLREMSRLSVPVICTVIGEGGSGGALAIGVGDKVNMLQYSTYSVISPEGCASILWKSADKAPLAAEAMGITAPRLKELKLIDNVIPEPLGGAHRNYDEIAEQLKARLNEDLNELDALDAEALKNRRYQRLMDYGYC
- the rnhB gene encoding ribonuclease HII, producing the protein MEFIYPKANLIAGVDEVGRGPLVGAVVTAAVILDPNNPIIGLADSKKLTEKKREKLFDEIQEKALCWCIGRAEPEEIDNINILHATMLAMQRAVAGLSIIPEYVLIDGNRCPELPMPSQAVIKGDSLVQEISAASILAKVIRDREMVELDKAFPEYGFAKHKGYPTAYHLEKLAQYGATEFHRKSFAPVRRALDSNK
- the lpxA gene encoding acyl-ACP--UDP-N-acetylglucosamine O-acyltransferase, which gives rise to MIDKTAYIHPSSIVEDGAIIGANVHIGPFCYIGANVEIGEGTELKSHVVVNGHTKIGRDNVIFQFASIGEINQDLKYQGEPTRVEIGDRNRIRESVTIHRGTVQDVGLTKVGNDNLLMVNVHIAHDCIIGNRCIIANNGTLGGHVTLGDYAIIGGMTAVHQFCKIGAHVMVGGCSGVAQDVPPYVIAQGNHATPFGLNLEGLKRRGFEKESLHAIRNAYKVLYRSGKSLEEAREEIAEAAKANEHVKVFSDFLEDSAQSKRGIIR